A window from Akkermansia muciniphila encodes these proteins:
- a CDS encoding PA14 domain-containing protein, which yields MNVFLPILSLLCGALLTEAASGPSDAGEPSPGVAQELWFGIPGSSVRDLTHGKVFETAASAVHRISSLDVTNLGDQYGARYSALLRVPVSGKYRLYLSSDDSAELWLGKDATQKDMACIATVKGYSDPHNWSNQPNQASEPVQLEAGRFYFLLVIHKEDGGPDHMSVAWSGPDIPAPVIIPSTALFVPPGILPEDKPQAPKTAE from the coding sequence ATGAACGTTTTTTTACCCATCCTGAGCCTTCTGTGCGGCGCCTTGCTGACGGAAGCCGCTTCCGGCCCGTCCGATGCCGGGGAGCCTTCCCCGGGCGTAGCGCAGGAGTTATGGTTCGGTATTCCGGGAAGCTCAGTAAGAGATTTAACGCACGGGAAGGTTTTTGAGACAGCGGCATCAGCCGTTCACAGGATAAGCAGCCTGGATGTAACTAATCTGGGCGACCAGTACGGAGCCCGTTATTCCGCCCTGCTCCGGGTACCCGTCAGCGGCAAGTACCGTCTTTACCTGTCTTCCGACGATTCCGCGGAGCTGTGGCTTGGCAAGGACGCCACCCAGAAGGATATGGCCTGCATTGCTACGGTGAAAGGGTATTCCGATCCCCATAATTGGAGCAACCAGCCCAACCAGGCTTCCGAGCCTGTTCAGCTGGAAGCTGGCCGGTTTTATTTTCTGCTGGTGATTCACAAGGAGGACGGTGGGCCGGACCATATGTCTGTCGCCTGGTCGGGGCCCGATATCCCTGCCCCGGTCATCATTCCGTCCACGGCCCTGTTCGTGCCTCCCGGCATCCTCCCGGAAGACAAGCCCCAGGCTCCTAAAACGGCCGAGTAA
- a CDS encoding GDSL-type esterase/lipase family protein, with amino-acid sequence MKKLLLCLLFLLMPVVSEAAESLPPTLKPEAQHRDHAYTWEKRHEAVKERHRNIKPEYVFIGDSITHHWAGEPADGFGQYGKDSWFRLFGPHAVTNMGFGFDYVDNAYYRIQQGELDGISPRVIILMIGTNNLGHRKDTPGACAANTRALISLIRRKCPSSKILLLGILPRKEKDLIDAIRETNKQLSRLADKRHVFFSNPGLVLQEGNSGALRKACTMDGIHLSSTGYSILADELADLLHRMDPQYKGGKVPRPAKIDGMDPGQVHLVAIGDSITDNYRKDNLPCQDFLPIWKKYYAPYNAFNAGFNGNTTDDVLARIGGKGILDHVSPKVVQIMIGTNDTGRGNTEEETFNGICRVVDKVHSKLPHASILLVGILPSDIYNWHVAAAAYPDKKFKMDMAVNDRLARLYAKNPFVTFLDIRNVFLDAKGKVREELFCDPAVVVINGKKAGPLHPNTEGQRLMAEAIQPTLARLMKKHSKQE; translated from the coding sequence ATGAAAAAACTCCTTCTCTGTCTGTTGTTCCTCCTGATGCCCGTTGTATCGGAAGCAGCGGAGTCCCTGCCGCCCACCCTGAAACCGGAAGCCCAGCACCGGGACCACGCCTACACCTGGGAAAAGCGCCATGAAGCCGTCAAGGAACGCCACCGGAACATCAAGCCCGAATACGTCTTCATCGGAGACTCCATTACCCACCACTGGGCCGGAGAACCGGCCGATGGCTTCGGGCAATATGGGAAGGACTCCTGGTTCAGGCTGTTCGGCCCCCATGCCGTCACCAACATGGGATTCGGGTTCGACTACGTGGACAATGCCTACTACCGCATCCAGCAGGGAGAACTGGACGGAATCTCTCCGCGGGTCATCATCCTGATGATCGGAACGAACAACCTCGGCCACAGGAAGGACACCCCCGGAGCATGCGCCGCCAACACCAGGGCCCTGATCTCCCTTATCCGCCGGAAATGCCCTTCTTCCAAAATCCTCCTGCTGGGCATTCTGCCGAGGAAAGAAAAAGACCTGATTGACGCCATCAGGGAAACAAACAAGCAGCTCTCCCGCCTGGCCGACAAACGGCATGTCTTCTTCTCCAATCCCGGACTGGTGCTTCAGGAAGGCAACTCCGGCGCCCTTCGCAAGGCCTGCACCATGGACGGCATCCACCTGTCATCCACAGGCTACTCCATCCTTGCCGATGAACTAGCCGATCTGCTGCACCGGATGGACCCGCAGTACAAGGGAGGAAAAGTGCCCCGCCCCGCCAAAATCGACGGGATGGACCCCGGCCAGGTGCACCTGGTCGCCATTGGAGACTCCATCACGGACAACTACCGTAAAGACAACCTCCCCTGCCAGGACTTTCTGCCCATATGGAAAAAATACTATGCTCCCTACAACGCCTTCAATGCAGGCTTCAACGGCAATACGACGGATGACGTCCTTGCAAGAATCGGAGGAAAGGGAATCCTGGACCATGTCTCCCCCAAAGTGGTCCAGATCATGATAGGCACCAATGACACGGGACGCGGCAATACGGAAGAAGAAACCTTCAACGGCATCTGCCGCGTGGTGGACAAAGTCCATTCCAAACTCCCCCATGCCTCCATTCTCCTGGTCGGAATCCTTCCCAGCGACATCTACAACTGGCACGTGGCCGCAGCGGCATACCCGGATAAAAAATTTAAAATGGATATGGCCGTCAATGACAGGCTGGCACGCCTCTATGCCAAAAATCCGTTTGTTACATTTCTGGACATCCGGAATGTCTTTCTGGACGCCAAAGGCAAGGTACGGGAGGAATTATTCTGTGACCCGGCAGTTGTCGTCATCAACGGGAAAAAAGCCGGCCCCCTGCACCCCAACACGGAAGGGCAGCGCCTCATGGCGGAAGCCATTCAGCCAACCCTGGCGCGGCTGATGAAAAAGCATTCCAAACAGGAATAA
- a CDS encoding pyrimidine dimer DNA glycosylase/endonuclease V, producing MRLWSLHPSYLDSIGLVALWREGLLARKVLLGQTKGYTHHPQLIRFRETENPIQTIDAYLKAVHDEAVRRGYNFDLSKISPCECQPPPRLLVPDKQLEHEFHHLLTKLQKRSPRQYSLLYQTTSILPHPLFQVIQGDVSPWEKYT from the coding sequence ATGAGACTTTGGTCCCTTCATCCTTCCTATCTGGACTCCATCGGCCTGGTTGCCCTGTGGCGTGAAGGCCTGCTCGCCCGGAAAGTCCTGCTGGGCCAGACGAAAGGCTATACGCACCATCCCCAGCTCATCCGCTTCCGGGAAACGGAAAATCCCATTCAGACCATAGACGCCTACCTGAAAGCCGTCCATGACGAAGCCGTCCGCAGGGGCTACAACTTTGATTTAAGCAAAATTTCTCCCTGCGAGTGCCAACCGCCTCCCCGTCTCCTCGTTCCGGATAAACAACTGGAACACGAATTCCACCATCTCCTGACCAAGCTCCAAAAAAGGTCTCCCCGGCAGTATTCCCTATTATATCAGACTACATCTATCCTTCCCCATCCCCTTTTTCAGGTAATTCAGGGTGATGTAAGTCCCTGGGAAAAGTACACTTAA